The DNA region CTGTCGACGAAGTTGGTTTCGTGTTGGAGTAAACGAAATTAAAATTGTGTCGCTCTGAACGGATGTTCCATATGAACGTTGTCGTTTCGAATTGTCtcttttaataaagtttgaacTGTGTCGGTATTTATGGAACACATTCTTAATTTCATGATAACGTGTTTATTTTCTACCATGTATTTTAAGGGATTTTAGCACAAACGCAATTTGAGGCAGAACGCAAGactgattattattatgaaaAATTGCACCAATTTTGTAATAACGGTAGCATAAAGTTTTTAAATTTAGACAGGGACGCTCAATGAAATACTCAAAATATACCGTAATTTCTGAgtactaaaaaaagaaaactatttACCTCACAAGACAGGTTAATGCGTCCAATTAAATAATCTCCCCATATTTGCAAAAAAAACTAGAAAATCCTGTTGAGTTTCCAGGGCAAGCATATTTGTGGAGATAATTTTGTGTAGTTAATCTTGAAATAATGATTGCTGAACTAACTTCAGTAGACGTCGACATTGCAGGAAGGTCGCAACCAAAATACGTCATCAAAAAATGGGAGCATACGTCTGTGCTATTACGGTACTTACCTCCAGGGGGCGCGCTACAAGTAGGCGGAACTTCGCCTCTCTTTAGAAAAAAAGTGTTGTTTGGTTGTCACGGCAACGAGACGCCAAACTCCGCCTCCCCTGATTGGCTTAGTTCTGCGCGCTACGCAAAGCTGTAATCGCTGCACGACGAGCTGAGTTACTTATCGAGAGATCGGTAACATTTAGTTATCGTCGTCATGTGTTTACAAATGTCCCTGTAATAGAATACAAGCGCTCCATAACTATGCCTGCAAACGATTTTTGtaggtgagggggcggggtttGGCGTCGGCATAGTATGATTGACACTCTCCCGTCCCTGCTTAATGTCTCTTCCAGCTGTGCGTTTATACAAGACAACTtgactttctttccttctttctaaTTGAACGACATCAACAACCTCAGCTTATTTATTTTAAGCACAGTGGAGCTGGCCTATAGGAATATTGAGCTGCATTGAGCATGGTAATCCCTGCCTGACCTCCACGCTGAGAGACTGCACAAGGACGCAGAAGCTCGTGACACCTGAAACGTGGctgcaggtttgtttgttttcttggtgCACTTTCGCGATGGGGGAGCTCAATGGGACCTCATCGGTGCTTCGTCGGGATCTCCCCCCGTCAGAAGCGGAGGGGAGTCGGCAACCCCGCTCTGTGCCGACCTGTGCGCGCCTCGGTTTAAGGCCGGTCCAACTCCTGATTAAATCGCTGAACGAGCGGCTGGCGGAGCGGAATGTGCTGCCCTTTGAGTCAGTGCGACTCATGCACGAATCCTacgaaaaagaaagaagacgaCTTTTACAAACgcggcaggaggagaggggaaggattACAGAGGCGGCTGGGGACAGGTTGCAATGCAATGACAGCCAGGTCTCCGGCCCGGAAGTGAAAGATTATAAAAGGGACAGACGCACAACAGGACCCGTTCAATATGCAGATCTGTGCATTAAAGGTGGACCGGCCAGCAGGTCCTGTTCAGCTGCTGACCACCCAGGCAGGACCAGAGGGTGCAGCTTTGGACTGGGAGACTTGAAATACCCCAAGGCAATAGAGATGAAAGTGGAGAGACTGACCAAGGACATCAATGAggagatgtgtgtgtctttgtcagAGAGAGATCGCAAGATAGCAGCACTCATGCTGCTGAAGCACCAAGAGGAGCAAGACTCCCTGAAACACAGTCAGAAACAGGAGCAGGAGCGACAGGAGGCgcacaggaaggaggaagcacAGAGGGTGGAGGAAGACAAGGAGAGGTTAAAGAAActgaagaagaacatgcagaGATGGCAGGAGGAGTTGGAGGCCCGCAGGAGGACGAGACAGCAGTGGGAGGCAGAGACCATAGGACAGCGTgagaaggaggtgcagctgcagcaggacaaaTGTAGGAGAGtgaaggaggaagtggaggcaaGGCGCAAAGAGAACATGAACGCTGCTCGGAAGGAGGCGTGTGCACGCAAACATTGTCAAGAGGAGCActtgagggagaaggaggaggtggaaaaaCGAAgacaagacagagagagacgggcGGCGGtggagagggagcagaaggCCTGGAGGAGCAAACGGACCcaggtggagaagaagaggagacagcTGGAAGAGAGGAATCACCAGGAGATCCTGCGGCACGTCCTGCTGAAAGAGCAGGCGGAGAGGCgggtggaggaagaggcggCGCACCGAAGGAGAGAACTTGAGAGGAAGCTCCGGCGCTCCTGCGAGAAGCACGCCGAGGCCACGGAGGAGCGGCACAAGGAGGCGCAGCAGCGGGCGGTGCAGGAGGAGCACAACATCGAGAGAGCGCGGGGGAGGGCAGAGGCGCGACGGGTCGGACGGCTGACTTACAAACAGACCCTGGTGCGGCTGAGCCAGCAGCGCACGGAGAGGGCGGCGCTGCTCACCTTCGCCCGGACCCGGGACAGAGCCGAGCAGGTGAAGGAGCGCAACAGGCGCAGGCAGCTCTGCCACGGGATGCTCAGGGAGAGGATCcgcaggga from Takifugu rubripes chromosome 4, fTakRub1.2, whole genome shotgun sequence includes:
- the LOC105416392 gene encoding coiled-coil domain-containing protein 177-like; the protein is MHESYEKERRRLLQTRQEERGRITEAAGDRLQCNDSQVSGPEVKDYKRDRRTTGPVQYADLCIKGGPASRSCSAADHPGRTRGCSFGLGDLKYPKAIEMKVERLTKDINEEMCVSLSERDRKIAALMLLKHQEEQDSLKHSQKQEQERQEAHRKEEAQRVEEDKERLKKLKKNMQRWQEELEARRRTRQQWEAETIGQREKEVQLQQDKCRRVKEEVEARRKENMNAARKEACARKHCQEEHLREKEEVEKRRQDRERRAAVEREQKAWRSKRTQVEKKRRQLEERNHQEILRHVLLKEQAERRVEEEAAHRRRELERKLRRSCEKHAEATEERHKEAQQRAVQEEHNIERARGRAEARRVGRLTYKQTLVRLSQQRTERAALLTFARTRDRAEQVKERNRRRQLCHGMLRERIRREEEEARQVRERCIWAKEWRRERLRRQREQLQEEARRLARASFHMRERVRQQTCRRSFHRMALEAQLSASLANMKL